The Fundidesulfovibrio terrae genomic sequence GCCTCGCCGTGCCCGAGCTGCGCCTGCAGGGCATCCTGGAGCCGCAGGAGGCGCTGGGCTGGGCCTTCACCCCTCCGGGAGGGGAAGACCGCAGAGCCGTCCTCGAGCGCGCCTGGGCCAGCCTCATGGGCATCGCCGCGCGCCACGCGGGGCAGTCCGTGCTGGTGGTGACCCATGAGGGGGTGGTGCGGGCCGTTCTCTACGCCCTCATGGGGCGGGACTACCTGCCCGGCGAGCCGAAAATCCTGGCCCCGCGCGCCCTGCACATCCTGCGGGCGGACAGGGCGGACGGGGGCTGCATGCGCATCGAGGACTGGAACCTGCCGCTGTGACGGGCCTTCCCGCTCCGCGTACCCGAACGTTTCCCCATCAAGCGAGGCTTGCCGAGATGAACATCGTCTTCTACTGCCAGCACGTGCTGGGCCTGGGCCATTTCATGCGCAGCCTGGCCATCGTGCGCGCCCTGGCCCCCCACAGGACGGTCTTCGTCACCGGCGGCCCCGAAGTGCCGGGCGAACTGCCTCCCCACGTGGTCCACGAGCGCCTGCCCGTGCTCTCCATGGACGAGGACTTCCGGGAAATGCTCTCCGGGGACGACCTGGACGCCGTAAAGCGCGAACGCGCCGCCCGGTTCGCGGCCGTCATGGAGCGCGAGCGGCCGGACGTCCTGGTGGTGGAGCTCTATCCCTTCGGCCGGCGGGCCTTCGAGTTCGAGCTCCTGCCCGTGCTGGACGCCGTGCGCCGGGGAGCCTACGGGCGGCCCCGCGTGGTGTGCAGCCTGCGCGACATCCTGGTGGAGAAGGACAACCCGGAAAAGTACCAGTCGAGGGTGGTGGGCAGGCTGAACCAGCTGTTCGACGCCTTGCTGGTCCACTCGGACCCCGCGCTCTTTCCCCTGGAGGAGACCTTCCCCAGGATCGCCGAGGCGCAAATCCCAGTGGAGTACACCGGCTTCGTCACCCAGATGCCTTCACCCGGCGCGCGGGAGGCGGTGCGCGCCTCCATGGATCTTGCGCCAGGGGAAAGGCTGGTGGTGGCCAGCGCCGGCGGGGGCAAGGTGGGCTCCGAATTGCTCTTTGCGGCGGTGAATTCCTATCCTCTTCTGATTACAGACAATCCCGTCCGTCTCGAGATTTTCACGGGTCCTTTCCTTGACGAGGAGGCCTATCAACGATTACTGGCCCATTCCTCCGCACACGAGAGGGTTTTCGTGTCGCGGTTCTCCGGGAACTTCCTGGACCTCCTGGCCGCGGCGGACGCGTCGTTGTCCTTGGCCGGGTACAACACCACGATGAACGTCCTCGCCTCGGGCGTGCCCGCCCTGGTCTGGCCCTTCGCCCAGAACCGGGAACAGTCCCTGCGCGCGCACAGGCTCGCCGGACTGGGCGCGCTCGGCGTGCTTTCGCCCGAAGATTTCGAGCCCGCCCGTCTGGCCGGACTTGTGGGCGGACTGCTCGATCGGCGTGAAAAGGCCCTGGCCGGGTCCTTCCGTCTGGACGGAGCGGCCGAGTCGGCCCGGCTGATCGTTTCCGGCATGCGGCCAAACAGGCAACAACATCAAACCGAGCACCCATGATCGTTTCAAACAACGTCTCTCCTCTCTGGCACAGTCTTCCCGACGATCACCGCCAACGCCTGGCCCAGGCCATCGACACGGGACTGGCAAAGGCCCCGTCCGCAAAGGCGTCGGTCTATTTCCGCGCCGACGACGTTGCCGTGCCCGGCAACGCCTTCACCGCCATGGTCGAGGCTTTCGGCGTGCACAAGGTCCCCCTGGGCCTGGCCGTGGTCCCTGCCTGGATCACGGTGAGCCGCTGGGAGGCTCTGCGCAAGGCGGCCTCGGGCCGCGAGCTGTTCTGCTGGTGCCAGCACGGATGGCGGCACATGAATTACGAGGCTCCCGGGTCCAAAAAGCGCGAGTTCGGCCAGGCCCGCCCGGCCCGCGACAAGCGCCTGGACCTGACCAAGGGCTTCAAGCGCATGGCCGAGATCTTGGGCGGGGATTTCACCCCCGTGTTCACCCCTCCCTGGAACCGCTGCGACGGGGACTCCCTGGCCGCCATGCCCGGGATCGGGTTCAAGGGCGTCTCCCGCACGGTGGGGGCCGGTCCCGACGCTCCCGAGGGTCTGCCGGACTTCCCGGTGCTCATGGACCTGCACACCCGCAAGGAGGCCGACCCCGACGCGTCCCTGGACGCCATGCTGGAGGAGCTTTCGCGCGGCCTGGCCGACGGCAGCTGCGGCGTGATGCTGCATCATCAGCGCATGAACCAGACCGCCGTCGCCTTCCTGGACGTGCTGCTCGAGCAACTTTCCTCGCGAAAAGAAGTCTCCCTCGTCCATTTCGGACATCTTCTCCAAGGCTAGGCCGCGTTCCGTAACGCCGCCGCTCGGCTCCGGCCCGCCTTTGCGTTTCGCGCCGGCCGTTCATGATTGAAATACAGGCGGGGAGCGCGCATTTGCTCGCTCCCCGCCTTGTTGTTTGATGCGTCCTAAAATCCCACCGGGCATGGGGGAAGGGAGAAGGCTTTTTTATTGTGGGGAGGGTTTAAAAAAATATTTTCGTGGGGTAATGGGGAGGAGGGTAGGTTTCAACCGTTCAGTCCACTTCAACCCATGAGGAGGTCCCAATGGCCGCCGACCTGAAGACTTTCACCAATGCCCTGAAGAACGCCATGCCCCAGTGCATCAAAAACGACGAGGACGCCGCTGAAGTGATCACCATCGTGGGGTCGGTGATCACCAACGCCCTCAAGAACAAGGATACCGCCTACCTGGAGGGTATCGGCGAATGGCGCAGCGAATCCGACGGGGGCAAGAAGAAGGTCATTTTCACCCCGGACAGGATGCTGATCGACGCCTCCAACGAGTAACCCGCAACCGTTGTCCGCCCAGCCAGGGGGGGCGCTGGCCCGGCCCTCCCCCCAATCCTAAGCCCGCATGAACAGGGCGTCGGCCGCGACGGTCTCCCCATCCTTGCCGGGCCACGGGGCGTAGAGCCCATCCACCCGGAATCCTCTTGCCTCCATCCAGGCGATCACCTCCGGCCCCAGGGGCTGCCCCCGGTACATGGAGGTGAAGGACACCTCGCACAGGACGGCCTTCACTCCCCCAATCAGCTCCCCAAGCCCCTTGAGGGCTTCCAGTTCGAATCCCTGCAGGTCGAGCTTCACCACATCCGGCGCGTCCGCGAGCTCGGCGTCCAGCCGGACCACGTCCACGTCCACGGTCTGGGCCAGGCCCATGGGTTTGTCCGCGTGCTTCTCCAGGATGCCGGTTGGGTCCAGCAGCGAGGAGCAGGTGGCGCTTTCCAGCACGTTGAGGGTCAGCACGGCCGGGGAAGAGCCCAGGGCCACAGGGCGCACCAGCACCCCGGGGGTGTCCGCGAAACGCTTGGCCAACTTGCGGGCCAGGCGGGGCAGGGGCTCGTAGGCGCGCACCAGGGCGTGCGGGTAGAGCGCCAGGAAACGGTCCACGGTGCGGCCCTTGTTGGCCCCCCCGTCCACCACGCAGGCCACATCCGGGCCGGTGATGCGCGCCATCCGCTCGAAGGGGTCGAGGCCCGTCCGGAGAGTCCATGGGATTTTTTCCATGACGCGGACATAGCACGGGAATCGGAAAATTCGAATCATTAGTTGACAATGAAAATCGTTATCATTAAACATGGACATACGTTCGCGCCGCTGATCGGGGGCGCAGTCCATGGGTGGTGTTGCGCTCCCGATGGCCGCGGACGAGTCCAGGAGGTGTACCATGACCACGAAATCGACCATCGGTTCCAAGTCGCGTCCCAGGCAGATGTTTTCGGCGATTTTAAAGCCCATGGCCGAGGCCGAGAAAGGCTGCTCGGGCGAGGGCTGCCGAGCGAAGGCCCTGACCCGGCTCAACCGCGAGGGGATGGCCGCCTGCCAGGCGGGCGACTTCCAGAGCGGGGTGGAGCTTCTTTCGGAGGGGATCAGGCTGGCCAGCCGGGCAGGGACGCGTATGTACGAGGCCAAGCTGCGAAACAACCTGGGCCTGGTGCTGCTGTTGGCGTCCAGGCCGTGCGAGGCGGTCAGCGAGTTCGGGCATGCCCTGTCACTGGTGGAGGCCAAGCTCGGACGGGACAATTCCCTGTTCAGGCGCATCGAGGGCAACCTGAGCCGCGTCCCCTGCACTGCGGCCTAGTGTTGCGTCTACGAAATAAATCGATAGTTATTTCGTGGCTAATAATATGAAATAACAATTTTTATCCTCAAAAAACATGTTCATGTTTTTTGAGGATGCGACACTAGCGTCGCGGCGTGGAAGGCCTGGAGATGTTTTTCGAGGCGGAGGGGACGGTTACGGGATGCCGCTCTGTGGCCGCGCGGGCGCGAGAGGGGGTCAGGCCGTGGCCTGCGCGGCGGCGGCCGTGGAATTCTTGAAACGGCGCTGCACGGACATGGTGAATATCCCCTCGCCGTCCTTCTGCTCGAAGGTCAGCGAGCCGCCCATGGTGCGCAGCAGCCGGTAGCAGAAGGGCAGGCCGATGGTTTCGCCGCCCTCGTCGAAGGGCAGGAATATCTTCTCCACGTCCTCCACGGGCTTGGCCTGGTCTCCGCCCACCTCCAGGTGCGTGAAGCGTTCGCTGGCGAAGGTCCTGATCCACATCCCGCCCTTGGGAGGCAGGGCCGCGAGCGTGGAGCGGATGAGGTTGATGACCACCTGGGTGAGCAGGTCCGGGTCTTCCTCCACCCCTGTGGCGGCGGGGTCCATGTCGATGCGCGGGATCACGCCGTTGGCTTCGAGCTCCGGGGCCAAAAGCTCCAGGCAGTCGCTGACCAGACTGGACATCAGGATGGAGGTCCGGTGCATGCGTACGGGGCTCAGGTAGTCGCGGATGCGGTCCAGGATGCGCTCCAGACGCTGGGCTTCGCCGAAGATGATGCCCGCTTCCTCCTGGGTGGGCTCCTTCTTGAGCAGGCGACGCGCGAAGCCGCCGATGGCCACCAGGGGGTTGCGTATCTCGTGGGCCACTTCGGCCGAAATGGCTCCCAAGGTTTTGATCTTTTCCTTCTGCACCAGGTATTTTTCCAGCATGAGCCGGTCCGATATATCCAGGACCACCCCCTCCACGCCCGGGGCGGCCGCGGTCTCGGCGCACTTGGGCTGGGGGATGGACTTGAGGATGCCGTGGACCACGCGCCCGGACTTGTGCAGCAGGCGGCAGGTCTTGGAAAAGGGGGCGTCGCAGTCGCCCAGGGCCTGGGTCAGGACGCGGCGGACCACCTCGCGGTCTTCCGCGTGGATGCGTCCCAGGAGCCATCCCGGTTCGGCCAGGGCGTCCTCCTGGGTGTAGCCGAGCATGCTCTGGCAGGCGCGGTTTACGAACTGAAGCTCTAGGGCCGGGTCCAGGCTGAAGATGACCAGGGGGATGTTCTGCACGAGGTTGGTGTAGCGGGCCTCGGCAATGCGCACCTGGCGGGCGAGCTCGCGGCGTTCCAGCACCACCGAGACGGCGTGGTCCAGCAGGTCGAAGCTCTCGATGGGCTTGGTGATGTAGTCCCACGCGCCCAGGCGGAATGCCCGGATGGCGTCCTGGAGGTCGGCCCGCCCGGACACCACGATCACCGGGGTGTCGTTTTCCAGGGCCTTCTTTTCCTCGAGGAAGGTGAGTCCGTCCATGACCGGCATGCGCAGGTCCAGGAGCACCAGGTCCGGGGAGTGCCGGGCGAGAAGTTCGAGCCCTTCCACGCCGCTGGACGCCTGGATGGCGGTGTACCCGGAATCCTCGATCCAGGCCGCGAGGGTGGCCCGGACGGCGGTGTCGTCGTCCACGGTGAGGATGGTCCGGGCTGTGGCGGGCGTGCTCTGCATGGGTGTCCTGATTTCCTTATTGCATTCAATAGATCGAATATACTTTTCATGGCAAGCCCAGATAAAGCCGGGGCACAAAAAAGGGGGAGACGCATTGGCGTCTCCCCCTTTGGTTTCATGATTGGCCGGGTGCGCTATACCGCGACGTCTCCGGTTTCGCCGGTGCGGATGCGGACGACTTCCTCGAGGCTGAAGACGAATATCTTGCCGTCGCCGACGTTGCCGGTGTTGGCGGTCTTCCTGATGGCCTCCACGGCCTCAGCGGCCTGGGCGTCCTTGACCACAAGTTCGATCTTCACCTTGGGGATGAAGACGACCTGGTATTCCGCGCCACGGTAGTGCTCGGTGTGGCCTTTCTGGCGGCCGTATCCCTTGACCTCGGTGACGGTCATGCCCAGCACGCCGACCTTGTCCAGGGCTTCCTTCACCTCGTCGAGCTTGAAAGGCTTGATGACGGCAGTGATCATTTTCATGGCGCGCTCCTTAGCGATGGGTCTTGTTCAAGGAGAAGTCGGGATAGGCGACGACGCCGACCTCGGCCGCATCCAGTCCTTCGCGTTCGATCTCGGGGGTGACCCGGTTCTTGATGAACACGTTGAGGACCTTGAAGAAGACGAAGAAGGCGACGAACACGAACACGAAGTTCGTGGCCACGCCCATGCACTGAGCGAGAAACTGGCCGGAATCGCCATAGAGCAGGCCCTTGACGGTGCCATCCACGGTGTTGAAGGCGTCGCCGTAGGTGCCATCGGCGAAGATGCCCACGGCCAGCAGGCCCCAGGCGCCGTTGACCCCGTGCACGGAGATGGCGCCCACCGGGTCGTCCACTTTCAGGGTGCGGTCCACGAAGAAGACGCTGACGCACAGGAGCACGCCGGCGATCGCTCCAATGAGTACGGCCGACCCGGCGGTGACGAAGGCGCAGGGCGCGGTGATGGCCACAAGGGCTGCAAGCAGGCCGTTGGCGGACATGGACGCGTCGGGTTTGCCGTAGAAGATCCACATGTAGAACATGGCCGTGACGGACCCGGCGGCCGAGGCCAGCATGGTGTTGGTGGCCACCACGCCGATGCGCAGGTCGGAACCGGCCAGGGTGGAGCCGGCGTTGAAGCCGAACCAGCCGAAGGCCAGGATGAGGCATCCGGCGATGGCCATGGGGATGTGGTGGCCGGGCAGGGCGTTGACCTTGCCGTCGGGGCCGTACTTGCCCATGCGGGGGCCGAGGACCATGGCCCCCGCCAGGGCGGCCACGCCGCCTGTCATGTGCACCACGGAGGATCCGGCGAAGTCCACGGTGCCGTGTCCCAGGCCGAAGTTCTTGCCCAGCATGGCCAGCCAGCCGCCGCCCCAGACCCAGTTGGCGTAAAGGGGGTAGATGAGCATGGACATGAAGAATCCGTAGATCACGAACGATTTGAAGCTCCAGCGCTCAGCCATGGCCCCGGTGGGGATGGTCACGGTGGTGTCCATGAACACCATCTGGAAGAGGAACATGGTGAAGATGGCCACGTCGTAAGCGTCGCCGCCCAACATGAAGCCTTTGAGGCCGAAGATGCCGAAGTCCTTTCCGAAAAGTGATATGGCGAACTCGGTATCCATGGTTCCGCCGCCGCCCAGGGTGGCGAAGGGGCCCGCGCCGCCCATCTGGAGGGCGTAGCCGCATATCCAGTAGCCGAGCATGCCGATGCCGTAGACCATGAAGTTCATGGTCATGGTGTGGGCGGCGTTCTTGGCGCGGGTGAAGCCCGTTTCAGCCAGGGCGAAGCCAAGCTGCATGAACATGACCAGGAAGCCGCAGATGAGCGTCCAGGTGAAGTTGATGGAGATCTTGTTCTTGCCGGCTGCCTCGGCGACCTTGGCCGCCAGGGGTTCCTTTTCGCTCATGGCGGCCAGGTCTTCCTTGGTGGGGCCGTTGGCCGCGTATCCCACGATATCGGCTGCCGTGCCGATGTTGGCGCCGGTGGGATCCGGCTTGGCCGGTTCGGCGGCCGGTGCTTCGGCGGCCGATGTTTCGGGTTTGGCTTCCTGGGCGTATGCGGCCATGGGCGCGCAGGCCAGGAGAAGCAGGATTGTTACGAGAAATGTCGAGAGGAGCTTCTGCATTTCCTGATCCCCATTTTGGGCTTCGAGCATGTTTGACGAAATTGTACGAGATGATGGAGGCGCCGGTCGCTTGAACCTGAGGAAGGTGAAAACCTAGGAAGAGTCGAGAAACGTAAGCATTTTCATCCTCCCTTCGGGCAACATGACGGGCGGTGTGGGCCAGAAACGGTCGCCGGAAAGTCTGGTGATGAGGTCGCTTTCGGTGGCCGTCGGAAGTGACCATAAAGTCGGATTTGGGCAAATTCAAGGCAAAATTCTCACTTTTGTAAAATTTTAAATCCGGATTAATTCTTATTCCTGGTGCGGTGCTCTGCTTGTTTCCAAAATGATGAGAGGGGGTGGGTTGTCATAATATACTGTAATAATATGTTTTTTATGCTGAGCTTCCATGGCGGGCCAAGGTGCGCCGCGCGGAGTGCCGGGGCTGCCCGGGTGGGCGAGGGAGAGTGTCGACAATTATGAACGAAAATAATTTTTTTGTCAGTTTTAGAAAAAAACTTGCAAAAGTGTAAAACCGTCGCTATTTCTCTAGCCGTGCCGACCAAGCCGGGCTGATCAGGCAGGATACGACCGGTTCCAAACTGGAAGGCACACGGCCCCCTCGGCAGGGGATACTGCCGGGGGGGCATCACCGAACAACAGGAGGAACTCTCTTATGAACGCGGCGGACACAGCTTTTGTTCTCGTCTCGGCGGCCCTGGTGCTCTTGATGACTCCGGCCCTCGGCCTGTTCTACGGCGGCATGGTCCGCTCCAAGAACATTCTCGGCACCCTCATGCACAGCTACGTGCTGATCGGGCTCATCTCGGTGGAATGGGCCGTGCTCGGCTACTCCATGGCCTTCGGCCCCGACGTTCACGGCCTTGTGGGCAACCTCGACTGGATGAACCTGGCCTCGGTCGGCCAGGAGCCCTTCGAAACCTACTCCAAGACCATTCCGCACCTGGCCTTCATGGCCTTCCAGATGATGTTCGCGGTCATCACCCCCGCGCTCATCACCGGCGCTTTCGCCGAGCGGATCAAATTCAGCGCGTTTCTGCTCTTCAGCCTCATCTGGGCCGTGGTCATCTACAACCCCCTGGCCCACTGGGTGTGGGGCGACGGCGGCTGGCTGCGCGCCATGGGCGCCCTGGACTTCGCGGGCGGCGCGGTCGTCCACATGAGCTCCGGCGCTTCCGCCCTGGCCTTCTGCCTCTTCCTGGGCAAGCGTAAGAACTACGGCCACGAGCCCTTCATCCCCCACAACCTGCCCATGACCATCCTCGGCGCCGGGCTCTTGTGGTTCGGCTGGTTCGGCTTCAACGCCGGCTCCGCCCTGGCCGCCAACGGCCTGGCCTCCGCCGCTTTCGTCACCACCCACCTGGCCGCCTCCGCAGCCTCTCTCTCCTGGATCCTGGCCGAGTGGATGCACCGCGGTAAGCCCACCACCCTGGGCTTGGCCTCCGGCGCCGTGGCCGGCCTGGTCGCCATCACCCCGGCTGCCGGATTCGTCACCCCCATGGCCGCCATCTTCATCGGACTGGTCGGCGGCGTGGTGTGCTACTTGGGTGTTAACATCAAGCACATCTTCAAGTATGATGACGCCCTGGACGTGGTCGGCGTGCACGGTCTCGGCGGCACCTGGGGCGCCCTGGCCACCGGCCTGTTCGCCACCAAGGCCGTGAATCCCGACGGCGGAGACGGCCTGCTCTTCGGCAACCCCGAGCAGCTGTGGATCCAGTTCGTCTCCGTGGTCGCCACCTGGGTGTTCTGCTTCGTGGGCACCATGGTCATCCTGGCGGTGGTCAACGCCATCGTGAAGGTCCGGGTGAGCGATGAGGACGAGGTCAAGGGCCTGGACGTGAGCCAGCACGGCGAAACCGGCTATCAGAACTAAGGAGCGTAACCCATGCGTAAGATCGAGATCATCACCCGGCCCTACAAGCTGGAGGACATCAAGAAGGCCCTCACCGACGCGGGCGTCAAGGGCATGACCGTCTCCGAGGTCAAGGGCTTCGGCCGCCAGCGCGGACACAAGGAAATCTATCGCGGCGCCGAGTACCAGGTGGACTTCGTGCCCAAGATCAAGATCGAGCTGGTCATCGACGCGGCCCTGGTCGCGGGCGTCCTCAAGGCCGTCCAGGACGCCGCCCGCACCGGCGAGGTCGGCGACGGGAAGATCTTCATCACCCCCGTCGAGGAAGTGGTGCGCATCCGCACCGGCGAAACCGGCAAGGACGCCATCTAGAGCAACCCTTCGGGAAGGGGCCGCGCAAGCGGCCCCTTCCTTTTAGCCCATGCCGCCAAACCCATCCAAATCGGCCAAGCGCCTCGGCAGGCAGCGCCAGCAGCTTTTCACCGATCCAGGCCCCGGCTTCTGCCGCAAGCACTCCGACGCCTTCGATGCCTATTTCCGCGCCCGCCTGGGGGAAGTCTCCCCCCGGCGCATTCCTTTCGCCCTTATGGCCGTGGGTGGATACGGCCGCTCGGAACTCTGCCCTCGCTCCGACATCGACGCCCTCATCCTTTATAAGGATGAAGTCCCCGAGGAAGCCAAGGCCCTGGCCCAGGACGTCTTCTTCCCCCTGTGGGACCTGGGCGTGGAGCTGGGCCACGGCGTGCGCTCCATGGAGGAGTGCTTCGAGCTGGCCGGAACCGACTGGCAGGTGTTCGCATCCCTCATCGACTGCCGCTTCCTGGCCGGGGACGAGGCGGTCTTCACGCGTTTCATCCGCCAGCGCGACCAGCGCCTGTTCCCGGGCAAGGGGGCGGCCTTCAAGGACTGGCTGGCCGGACACAACATCACCCGCGCCGCCAGCTACGGCGACGCCTCCGGCATGCTCGAGCCCAACCTCAAGGAGGCCCTGGGCGGGCTGCGCGACATCCACCAGGTCCGCTGGCTGGACGCGCTCTCCCGCTTGAGCGGCGGGGGCGTCCCGGGCGAATGGCTGGAGGTCCTCGAGGCGCATCTGAAATTCTTACTGGTGGTGCGCAACCATCTGCACATCCTGGCCGGGCGCAAGGACGACCGCCTGAGCCTGGACGCCCAGCGCGAGTTGGCCGGACGCCTGGGCTTCGTCGCCTCGGAAGGCATCCTGGACGTGGAAGCCTTCCTCACCGAGCTGCACCGGGTGATGGCCGAGGTGCGCACCGTGCACCGGGCGCTCTGGCCGGTGCTGGGCTGGGGACCGCCGGTGGCGGTCGAGCCGGGCAAGCACCTGGGCGGGGCCATCGTGCTCACGCCCGAGGGGTTGGATTTCGACCACGTGTCCCCCGGGGGCGTGGGCCCCGAGGACGTGCTGGACATCTTCGGCCACGCCCTGCGCCTGGGCGAGCCCCTGGCCCTTCGGGCAAGGCGCGGCCTGGAGGCGGGCATCGCGTCCCTGGAACGCTTCGCGGCCACCGAAGAGGGCGGCAGGCGGGCCTTCGAACTCCTGGTGAAGGCGATGCTTGAGCCCCACGGCGAGGCCGCCCTCACCGACATGCTGGAGACCGGAGTGCTCGGGGCGGTGATCCCCGAGTTCGGGCGCGTGCAGCACATGGTGCAGTACGACATGTTCCACATCCACCCGGTGGGCCGCCACACCCTGGAGACCATGCTGGAGATCCGCAAGGCGGCTCTGCCCGAGCACCCCTACCATCATATATATTCGCGCCTTCCCCATCCGGAGCGGCTGCTCCTGGGGGCGCTCTTCCACGATATCGGCAAGGGCCTTGGCGGGGCGCACTCGGAAAAGGGCGTGGACCTGGCCCGAGAGGCCCTGACCCGCTTCGGCCTGGACGACGAGGCCGTGTCCGACGTGTGCTTCCTGGTGCTTAGGCACCTGACCCTGGCCGACACCGCCATGCGCCGCGACATCTCCGACAGCGACGTGCTGGCGGCCATGGCCCAGCGCGCGGGCACGCCCGAGCGCCTGGACATGCTGCTCCTGCTCACCATGGCCGATTCCGTGGCCACCGGCCCCTCGGCCTGGAACGACTGGAAGGCGAGCCTCATCGGCGGGCTCCATGGCAGGATACTCTCCGTGCTGGACGGGGGAGGGCTGTTCGACGCAACCGACGCCCACGCCATGCTCTCCCTGCGCGACAAGCTCCGGGCCAAGGCCGGGACCATGTTCCCGCCCGAGCGCCTGGAGGGATACCTGGACGCCATGCCGCCCCGGTACCTGCTCACGCGCGGCGCGTCCGCCATCATGGGCGACCTGGGGCTTCTCTCCCACCTGGAGGATGCCCTGGAGGAAGATTCGCGCATGCGCCCGGCGGGCAAGGCGGGGTCGGGCGTTGCGGTCATCGAGAGCGCGCCGTCCCCGGCCGGGGACGGCTGGACCGTGACCCTGGTGGCGCGCCACCAGCCGGGCCTGTTCGCCACCATGGCCGGGGTGCTGGCCCTGCACGGGGTCAATATCCGTTCGGCCGACTTCTTCCTGTGGGGCGACTCGACCGAAATCCACACCTACGAAACCGCCAACCCGCCGGACACCCTCTTCCCCGACGAACTCTGGGCCCGGGTGCGCCGGGCGGTGCGCTACGCGCTCACGGGAAAGCTCTCCCTGGACTACCGCATCCAGGAAAAACGGGCTTCCCCCCTGGCTCCAAAGGCTCCGGACATGGGCATCCGGCCGCGCGTGCGCGTGGACAACGAGTCTTCGGAATACTTCACCGTGGTGGAGGTCTACGCTTCGGACCGCCTGGGGCTTTTGTACGATATCGCCGTGGCCCTGGATTCCCTGCGTCTGCACGTGCACATGGCCAAGATCGACACCCTGGGCCTGGAGGTGCACGACGTTTTCTACGTGCGCGGCGACAAGGGCCGCAAGGTTACGGAGCCGGCCAGCCGGGAGGAAATGTCGCGCATCGTGCTGGCCAGCCTGGCTTGAAGTGGACTTTTTCCTCCCGACTGGGGTAGGAGTGATCCTATCCCGTTCTCCGGAGGACACCATGGACCAAGCTCCCTGCCCACCGCGCCTGCCCCGCATCGGCGAACCCGCCCCGGCCTTCGAGGCCGAGTCCACCCACGGAGTCATCCGCCTGGAGGACTTCAAGGGCTCCTGGCTGGTGTTCTTCTCCCATCCGGCCGACTTCACTCCGGTGTGCACCACCGAATTCCTGGCCTTCGCGGACATCCACCAGGCGCTGCGCGACCGGGGATGCGAGCTGCTGGGGCTGTCCATCGATTCCATCTTCGCGCACATCGCCTGGGTGAGGCGCATCGAGGAAAAACTCGGCGTCAGGATCGAATTCCCGGTGGTCGCCGACCTGTCGCGCCAGGTGGCGGAGCTCTACGGCATGATCATGCCGGGCGAATCCAAGACCGAGACCTCGCGCTGCGTCTTCGTCATCGACCCCAAGCAGACCGTGCGAGCGGTGATCTACTACCCCCTGACCACAGGGCGGAACACCGACGAGATCGTGCGCCTGGTGGACGCCCTCCAGACCACCGATTCCAAGGGCGTGGCCACCCCGGCCAACTGGCGGCCCGGAGACAAGGTCATCGTGCCCGCGCCCCGCACCCAGGATGCGGCGGAGGAGCGGGCCAAGGACCAGGGCGTCGAGTGCCTGGATTGGTTCTACTGCCGCAAGAGCCTCTAGTGTTTCCGTCCCGGATCGTTGCCACATGATGCTGCTGTCGATTGCGGACAGGACGGGGCGCTAGGCGTGGCCTGCGTCAAGCCGGACGGGTCACTCACCCGGATCGGCCGCGCCGTGCTTTCGGCCCTCGGGGAACTCGGAAGTGAGGAGGCCGTGTCCCAGGCCCTCGGCCTGCCCCTGTACCGGGTGCGCCTGGTGGCCAGGGCGCTCGGGGACAAGGGGTTGGTGGAGCGGGGCGACCGGGGCTTCCGGGTGACCGCGCTCGGCGCGGACAAGCTGCGCCAGACGGCCTGACATCCGGGCCGGGCGGTCCGGCGGCTTGTGGAAAGCCGCGCCACGGAGTATTCTGGGCCCTTGCGGAGGATCGTATGAAGTATTTTCTGCTTGCGGCCGTGGCCGCGATGTGCGTGCTCGCATCCGGCGTGGACTGCCGCGCCGACTGGAC encodes the following:
- the glnD gene encoding [protein-PII] uridylyltransferase, coding for MPPNPSKSAKRLGRQRQQLFTDPGPGFCRKHSDAFDAYFRARLGEVSPRRIPFALMAVGGYGRSELCPRSDIDALILYKDEVPEEAKALAQDVFFPLWDLGVELGHGVRSMEECFELAGTDWQVFASLIDCRFLAGDEAVFTRFIRQRDQRLFPGKGAAFKDWLAGHNITRAASYGDASGMLEPNLKEALGGLRDIHQVRWLDALSRLSGGGVPGEWLEVLEAHLKFLLVVRNHLHILAGRKDDRLSLDAQRELAGRLGFVASEGILDVEAFLTELHRVMAEVRTVHRALWPVLGWGPPVAVEPGKHLGGAIVLTPEGLDFDHVSPGGVGPEDVLDIFGHALRLGEPLALRARRGLEAGIASLERFAATEEGGRRAFELLVKAMLEPHGEAALTDMLETGVLGAVIPEFGRVQHMVQYDMFHIHPVGRHTLETMLEIRKAALPEHPYHHIYSRLPHPERLLLGALFHDIGKGLGGAHSEKGVDLAREALTRFGLDDEAVSDVCFLVLRHLTLADTAMRRDISDSDVLAAMAQRAGTPERLDMLLLLTMADSVATGPSAWNDWKASLIGGLHGRILSVLDGGGLFDATDAHAMLSLRDKLRAKAGTMFPPERLEGYLDAMPPRYLLTRGASAIMGDLGLLSHLEDALEEDSRMRPAGKAGSGVAVIESAPSPAGDGWTVTLVARHQPGLFATMAGVLALHGVNIRSADFFLWGDSTEIHTYETANPPDTLFPDELWARVRRAVRYALTGKLSLDYRIQEKRASPLAPKAPDMGIRPRVRVDNESSEYFTVVEVYASDRLGLLYDIAVALDSLRLHVHMAKIDTLGLEVHDVFYVRGDKGRKVTEPASREEMSRIVLASLA
- a CDS encoding peroxiredoxin, whose protein sequence is MDQAPCPPRLPRIGEPAPAFEAESTHGVIRLEDFKGSWLVFFSHPADFTPVCTTEFLAFADIHQALRDRGCELLGLSIDSIFAHIAWVRRIEEKLGVRIEFPVVADLSRQVAELYGMIMPGESKTETSRCVFVIDPKQTVRAVIYYPLTTGRNTDEIVRLVDALQTTDSKGVATPANWRPGDKVIVPAPRTQDAAEERAKDQGVECLDWFYCRKSL